A single region of the Candidatus Manganitrophaceae bacterium genome encodes:
- a CDS encoding glycosyltransferase family 2 protein, translated as MNDLSISIVIPTYNRAGLVPRAIASALAASGPDDEIIVVDDGSTDQTEEAIAPFIKKIRYLKLLNGGAGRARNIGIRESKKPLVAFLDSDDEWMPDKLQLQRGLMASRPDLLFCFSDFAVRYRSGEEHRRYLINWHQDLRSWNDILGSGIAFSSFSPLPSGRADFSVHMGDLFPSQMAALYVFTSTLLVRREAAGGALRFAEDIHIYEDWECYGRLAQAGLAAYLDCETTWNHGHEGPRLTDAHAFDSATARIKVLERVWGSDQAFLEKQGDRYREILATQRVIRAKELLCMGRTREAGTELQLVENAPLSCRLLASLPGPLVQSLLSMRQSFRAKPAG; from the coding sequence ATGAATGACCTCTCCATTTCCATCGTAATCCCGACTTATAACCGCGCCGGACTCGTTCCTCGGGCCATCGCCAGCGCGCTTGCTGCGTCGGGGCCGGACGATGAGATTATTGTTGTGGATGACGGTTCCACCGATCAAACAGAGGAGGCGATCGCCCCCTTTATAAAAAAGATTCGATATCTCAAATTATTGAACGGCGGTGCCGGCCGAGCCCGGAATATCGGTATTCGGGAATCAAAAAAGCCGTTGGTTGCTTTCCTCGATTCGGATGATGAATGGATGCCGGATAAGCTCCAACTGCAACGCGGGTTAATGGCATCCCGTCCCGACCTCTTATTTTGCTTCAGCGACTTTGCGGTTCGGTATCGCTCCGGTGAGGAGCATCGTCGGTATCTGATTAATTGGCATCAAGATCTCCGCAGCTGGAATGATATCCTCGGCTCCGGCATCGCTTTTTCGTCCTTCTCTCCGCTGCCGTCAGGCCGAGCCGATTTCTCCGTCCATATGGGAGACCTCTTTCCTTCTCAAATGGCGGCGCTCTATGTTTTCACCAGCACGCTTCTGGTCCGACGTGAAGCGGCAGGGGGAGCGCTACGCTTCGCGGAGGACATCCACATCTACGAAGATTGGGAATGTTATGGACGACTTGCCCAGGCCGGCCTTGCCGCTTATCTTGATTGTGAGACGACCTGGAATCACGGGCATGAGGGGCCTCGTCTAACGGATGCCCATGCGTTTGACAGCGCCACCGCCCGTATAAAGGTGCTCGAACGGGTCTGGGGAAGCGATCAGGCGTTTCTTGAAAAACAGGGCGATCGCTATCGAGAGATATTGGCAACGCAGCGCGTTATCCGGGCAAAAGAACTGCTTTGCATGGGAAGAACCCGAGAGGCCGGAACGGAGCTCCAGCTGGTCGAAAATGCCCCGCTTTCCTGCCGCCTATTGGCCTCCCTTCCGGGGCCGCTGGTTCAAAGCCTTCTCAGCATGCGGCAGTCCTTTCGCGCAAAGCCGGCAGGATAA
- a CDS encoding GNAT family N-acetyltransferase — protein sequence MNRSYQITVVESLEKMAELGGAWNALLNESRSNTVFLSWEWLYTWSECFLKSDRRLFVLLIYKEEELVGIAPWCIRHIRSYGFSMRKIEFLGIPETGSDYLDVFAKRGKEKEVAEQIYHFLHNSTSFWDSLALHDLASDSLFLLHFMNQVEKDGKYGELRHGPYCPSIALPQTIDAFKSRLSRNRREQFSRHLRLLRKTGEVTHRVDLSGEVAPVLKDFSRMYEQRWGAADGLFHFLDKLMIRSEEKNWLQLDSLNVGGRNIAGLLHLRYGKTLSMYLMGVDHSFDKSISIGNILVGLSIEKAIAEGFSKYDFLRGDEEYKFHWSNDGKRAVHLYCYGKRAAPLISMTGQFIKSIAKVLMR from the coding sequence ATGAATCGGTCTTATCAAATAACCGTTGTTGAATCACTTGAAAAAATGGCGGAGTTAGGGGGCGCCTGGAACGCGCTTCTAAATGAGTCGCGATCGAATACGGTCTTTCTGTCGTGGGAATGGTTATATACATGGTCGGAGTGTTTTCTGAAATCGGACCGGCGTCTTTTCGTCCTTCTTATTTATAAAGAAGAGGAGCTCGTCGGTATTGCGCCCTGGTGTATTCGCCATATCCGATCTTATGGTTTTTCCATGAGGAAGATTGAGTTTTTGGGGATCCCCGAGACCGGGTCCGATTATCTTGATGTTTTTGCAAAGCGGGGGAAGGAAAAGGAGGTCGCCGAACAGATCTATCACTTTCTCCATAATTCGACCTCTTTTTGGGACAGCTTGGCCCTTCATGACCTTGCTTCCGATTCACTCTTTCTTCTTCACTTCATGAATCAGGTGGAAAAAGATGGAAAATATGGCGAGCTTCGCCATGGTCCCTACTGCCCGTCCATCGCGCTTCCTCAAACGATTGATGCCTTCAAATCTCGGCTTTCTCGGAATCGAAGAGAGCAGTTTTCAAGGCATCTTCGCCTTTTGCGGAAGACCGGCGAGGTAACTCACCGTGTCGATCTTTCCGGAGAGGTTGCACCCGTACTGAAAGATTTCTCCCGGATGTACGAGCAGAGATGGGGGGCTGCCGACGGCTTGTTTCATTTTTTGGACAAGTTGATGATACGGAGCGAAGAGAAAAACTGGCTTCAGCTCGATTCCCTTAATGTGGGGGGTAGGAATATTGCCGGGCTACTCCACCTCCGGTATGGGAAAACGCTGTCGATGTATTTAATGGGGGTGGATCATTCTTTCGACAAAAGTATCAGCATCGGGAATATCTTGGTCGGCCTTTCGATAGAGAAGGCCATTGCAGAGGGATTTAGCAAATACGACTTTCTAAGGGGGGACGAAGAGTATAAATTCCATTGGTCCAATGATGGAAAACGGGCGGTCCACCTTTACTGTTACGGAAAAAGGGCGGCTCCATTGATCTCGATGACCGGCCAATTTATAAAATCAATCGCTAAAGTCTTGATGAGATAA
- a CDS encoding FemAB family PEP-CTERM system-associated protein, producing MAVCLFQPKDQPRWDEFVKHSPEATLYHQIGWKEVIEKSFGQRGYYWLAEDPTGKIIGILPVVHLKSLLFGSFMVSLPYFNYGGVCAQEDGTCMELMDAAIEEAKRAGAAHIEFRHQMPIETDLPVKTAKVSMRLELPASADVLFQSFDAKLRSQIRRPTKEGMEATIGGVEALDSFYDVFSKNMRDLGTPVYSKSFFKNIMDVFPGISWICTVYKEGVPVASGFLLGFKETLEIPWASSLSEYNRFSPNMLLYWTVLKFACERGFKTFDFGRSTEGEGTYRFKAQWGAKPVPLYWHYWIGKEGKLPELNPKNPKYSAAINLWKKLPVGLTKMIGPLIVRNLP from the coding sequence ATGGCTGTGTGTTTATTCCAACCTAAAGATCAACCTCGCTGGGACGAGTTTGTGAAGCACTCTCCGGAGGCGACCCTCTACCATCAAATCGGCTGGAAAGAGGTGATCGAAAAGAGCTTCGGCCAGCGGGGGTATTATTGGCTCGCGGAGGATCCGACTGGAAAAATAATAGGGATTCTTCCGGTGGTCCATCTGAAGAGCCTTCTCTTTGGCAGCTTTATGGTGTCGCTCCCTTATTTTAATTACGGCGGGGTTTGCGCCCAGGAGGACGGCACCTGCATGGAATTGATGGATGCGGCGATAGAGGAAGCGAAGAGAGCAGGGGCAGCGCACATTGAATTCCGACATCAGATGCCGATCGAAACCGACCTTCCGGTAAAAACGGCGAAGGTGTCGATGCGGCTCGAGCTGCCGGCCAGTGCCGATGTGCTCTTTCAATCATTTGATGCGAAGCTTCGAAGCCAGATTCGAAGGCCGACCAAAGAGGGGATGGAGGCGACGATCGGCGGGGTGGAAGCGCTTGATTCATTCTACGATGTTTTTTCCAAGAACATGCGAGATCTTGGAACCCCTGTCTATTCCAAATCGTTTTTCAAAAATATTATGGACGTATTTCCGGGAATCAGCTGGATCTGCACCGTTTATAAAGAGGGTGTTCCGGTCGCTTCCGGTTTTTTGCTGGGGTTCAAAGAGACGCTCGAAATTCCGTGGGCCTCTTCCCTCTCAGAATACAATCGGTTTAGTCCGAACATGCTCCTTTACTGGACCGTCCTCAAGTTTGCGTGTGAAAGAGGATTTAAAACCTTCGACTTCGGTCGGTCGACGGAGGGGGAAGGGACCTATCGATTTAAGGCGCAGTGGGGGGCGAAGCCGGTGCCACTTTACTGGCACTATTGGATTGGGAAGGAAGGAAAGCTTCCGGAGCTCAATCCGAAAAATCCGAAATACAGTGCGGCAATCAACCTCTGGAAGAAGCTCCCGGTCGGTTTGACCAAGATGATCGGTCCATTGATTGTGAGGAATCTTCCATGA